A part of Geothrix oryzae genomic DNA contains:
- a CDS encoding methyl-accepting chemotaxis protein — protein sequence MAFLDRMKPQSLAGKILLVGLGPLVIVFFASWLLLVPAVEKGILDARKAELRSLTETALGLLAAQEGEAAAGVISREEAQRRAIAQIKTIRFAGGNYFYVFTQEPRIVTVPIRPEMEGKLVDDYTDKQGTRIYMELRQLGRQPQGGFLQIWFGKPGVEGVYPKLNYVKSFEPWGWNIGTGVYIDDLQAQVRGFTWSILGGLLALSGVLFFVVRNLARRMSRPLGELVDGLRNSDLTREIRIDTSDEIGEAAKAFNAYNAELRGRVLEISGFSSRVASGSTELAASSEEMTRAVDEIAKVSEELKLAGERVARAMAGLAEESGLVAKHSEEGGKEGAAAVAETVRSAETGEAAVRGMGEIQGATAQIVQAVRVIQEIARQTNLLSLNAAIEAAKAGSMGKGFAVVAEEVRKLAERSRTSAKEIEELIQRAQEAVSGGVTSVQGTMQSLEAIRERIQEVASRVSQIGTFARGQAGTSAEVTRMMDQTSLGLAQNATATHELAATVKEIAKTSEDLAQVAEGLRALADSFRL from the coding sequence ATGGCATTCCTGGATCGGATGAAACCGCAGTCGCTGGCCGGAAAGATCCTGCTGGTGGGTCTGGGCCCGCTGGTGATCGTGTTCTTCGCCTCCTGGCTGTTGCTGGTGCCCGCGGTGGAGAAGGGCATCCTGGACGCCCGGAAGGCCGAGCTCCGGAGCCTCACGGAAACAGCCCTGGGACTCCTGGCGGCGCAGGAGGGAGAGGCGGCGGCGGGCGTCATTTCCCGGGAGGAAGCTCAGCGCAGGGCCATCGCCCAGATCAAAACCATTCGCTTTGCCGGAGGCAACTACTTCTATGTCTTCACCCAGGAACCCCGCATCGTCACCGTGCCCATCCGTCCCGAGATGGAGGGCAAGCTGGTGGATGACTACACCGACAAACAGGGAACGCGGATCTACATGGAACTGCGCCAACTGGGACGCCAACCTCAGGGCGGATTCCTGCAGATCTGGTTCGGCAAACCCGGCGTGGAAGGCGTATATCCGAAGCTGAACTATGTGAAGTCCTTCGAGCCATGGGGCTGGAACATCGGCACCGGTGTCTACATCGACGACCTCCAAGCCCAGGTGCGGGGCTTCACCTGGTCCATCCTGGGTGGGCTGCTGGCCCTCTCAGGCGTGCTTTTCTTCGTGGTCCGGAACCTCGCCCGTCGCATGTCCCGGCCCCTGGGTGAACTCGTGGACGGCCTGAGGAACAGCGATCTCACCCGGGAGATCCGCATCGATACCAGCGATGAGATCGGGGAGGCCGCCAAGGCCTTCAACGCCTACAACGCGGAACTCCGAGGCCGGGTGCTGGAGATCTCGGGTTTCTCGAGCCGCGTGGCCTCGGGCAGCACGGAATTGGCCGCCAGTTCCGAAGAGATGACCCGTGCCGTGGACGAGATCGCCAAGGTCAGCGAAGAGTTGAAGTTGGCCGGCGAACGCGTGGCCCGGGCCATGGCCGGGCTGGCCGAGGAATCGGGCCTGGTCGCGAAGCACAGCGAAGAGGGCGGCAAAGAGGGTGCCGCGGCCGTAGCGGAAACGGTGCGCAGCGCTGAGACCGGCGAAGCCGCCGTGCGGGGCATGGGGGAGATCCAGGGGGCCACGGCCCAGATCGTCCAGGCGGTGCGGGTCATCCAGGAGATCGCCCGGCAGACCAACCTGCTTTCGCTGAACGCCGCCATCGAGGCGGCCAAGGCCGGGTCCATGGGGAAGGGGTTTGCCGTCGTGGCCGAAGAAGTGCGGAAGCTGGCCGAGCGGAGCCGCACCTCCGCCAAGGAGATCGAAGAACTCATCCAGCGTGCCCAGGAGGCCGTGTCAGGAGGCGTCACGAGCGTGCAGGGCACCATGCAAAGCCTGGAGGCCATTCGGGAACGCATCCAGGAAGTGGCCAGTCGCGTCTCCCAGATCGGCACTTTCGCGCGCGGCCAGGCCGGCACCAGCGCAGAGGTCACGCGGATGATGGATCAGACCAGTCTCGGCCTCGCCCAGAACGCCACCGCCACGCATGAACTGGCGGCCACCGTGAAGGAGATCGCCAAGACCTCCGAGGACCTCGCCCAGGTGGCCGAAGGCCTCCGGGCCCTTGCGGACAGCTTCCGGCTCTAG
- a CDS encoding sensor histidine kinase — MQEVHLLLIFGLATIVVMLLSWLALFSVVQGKNRVLQEQKKALEGERRLRRAQEAFTDNAHHELRTPVQILSGHLQMLGDLDPTPGQAVLLGQAQRAATQLSHLVQSLLDLSSLGQGTLALRPTLTDLGDHLTGLAHRAEADARAKGLAMQVALDPLPHPLLCDAARLTQALEALLDNAVGFSDRGTISFRMAARPQGRSWQLRFEIEDQGPGLPLDWERLMKPFEQEEQSLRRRRGGLGIGLPLAAGLIERLGGRIGFQPLTTGTLAWVEIPLKEEA, encoded by the coding sequence ATGCAGGAAGTCCACCTCCTCCTGATCTTCGGCCTCGCGACGATCGTCGTGATGCTGCTCAGCTGGCTCGCGCTCTTCAGCGTGGTCCAGGGGAAGAACCGCGTCCTCCAGGAACAGAAGAAGGCCCTCGAAGGGGAGCGGCGACTCCGGCGGGCCCAGGAAGCCTTCACCGACAACGCGCACCATGAGCTGCGCACGCCGGTGCAGATCCTCTCCGGCCACCTGCAGATGCTCGGCGACCTGGATCCCACGCCCGGACAGGCGGTCCTTCTCGGTCAGGCCCAGCGGGCCGCCACCCAGCTGAGCCATCTCGTGCAGAGCCTCCTGGATCTCTCCAGCCTGGGCCAGGGAACCCTCGCCCTCCGTCCAACCCTCACGGACCTCGGAGACCACCTGACCGGCTTGGCCCACCGCGCCGAAGCGGATGCCCGCGCCAAGGGACTGGCGATGCAAGTGGCCCTGGACCCCCTGCCCCATCCCCTCCTCTGCGATGCGGCGCGGCTCACCCAGGCCCTGGAGGCCCTGTTAGACAACGCCGTCGGTTTCTCGGACCGCGGAACCATCAGCTTCCGGATGGCAGCCCGACCCCAAGGGCGCAGCTGGCAGCTGCGCTTCGAGATTGAGGACCAGGGTCCCGGCCTGCCCCTCGACTGGGAGCGGCTGATGAAACCCTTCGAACAGGAGGAGCAGAGCCTCCGCCGCCGCCGTGGCGGACTGGGCATCGGGCTGCCCCTGGCCGCGGGCCTCATCGAGCGCCTGGGCGGACGCATCGGATTCCAGCCCCTCACCACCGGCACCCTGGCCTGGGTAGAAATCCCGCTGAAGGAAGAAGCCTAG